A part of Paenarthrobacter sp. A20 genomic DNA contains:
- a CDS encoding sugar phosphate isomerase/epimerase — MTQPNAVWNLSGFGDEVDPDPAIQAAVLLALGANHIEVRSAWGTNVSELDTESVTRLKAFLDGKGLKVSAVASPIGKVDVSLPVEHEVTRLRQIISVAKALDTKYVRIFSFYRAEGQSQDDIREAVMERMAALAGEAAAHGIILLHENEKGIYGDTPDRVLDIMETVNSPALRVAWDNANFVQVGVKPYTEGYAILRPYLEYLQVKDAIATTGEVVPSGEGDGELDATISALAADGYTGFASLEPHLASAHELGGYSGPVAFGVAARAFSGLAAKNNVTLA, encoded by the coding sequence GTGACTCAACCCAATGCCGTGTGGAACCTGTCCGGTTTCGGCGACGAAGTAGATCCTGACCCCGCCATCCAGGCCGCAGTGCTGCTGGCCCTCGGAGCGAACCACATCGAAGTCCGCAGCGCGTGGGGCACCAATGTTTCAGAACTGGACACGGAGTCGGTGACGCGGCTCAAGGCCTTCCTTGATGGGAAGGGCCTCAAGGTTTCCGCCGTCGCCAGCCCTATTGGCAAGGTGGATGTCAGCCTGCCGGTGGAGCACGAGGTCACCCGGCTCCGCCAGATCATCTCGGTCGCCAAGGCCCTGGACACCAAATACGTGCGCATCTTCTCCTTCTACCGCGCTGAAGGCCAGAGCCAGGACGACATCCGCGAGGCCGTCATGGAACGCATGGCTGCGCTGGCGGGAGAAGCCGCGGCACACGGCATCATCCTGTTGCACGAAAACGAGAAGGGCATCTACGGCGATACCCCGGACCGGGTCCTGGACATCATGGAAACGGTCAACTCACCAGCGCTGCGAGTGGCATGGGACAACGCCAACTTCGTCCAAGTGGGCGTCAAGCCATACACCGAGGGCTACGCCATCCTGCGCCCGTACCTGGAGTACCTGCAAGTCAAGGATGCCATCGCCACCACTGGCGAAGTGGTCCCGTCAGGTGAAGGTGACGGAGAACTGGACGCCACCATCAGCGCCCTTGCCGCCGATGGCTACACCGGTTTTGCCTCCCTTGAGCCGCACCTGGCCAGCGCCCATGAACTGGGCGGATACTCGGGCCCCGTCGCCTTCGGCGTCGCGGCACGCGCATTTTCCGGCCTCGCCGCGAAGAACAACGTCACCCTCGCCTGA
- a CDS encoding MerR family transcriptional regulator, which produces MDWSIQEIAKIAGTTSRTLRHYDDIGLLKPNRTGHNGYRYYDGPALVQLQRILLLRELGLGLPAIAEVLDRETDTVKALSSHLEWLAQEQDRLTRQIASVRQTIDTMKGDGKYMAQNMFDGFDHTQYKDEVEERWGKDAYAASDSWWRGMSTDEKQQWKDRVQKLGTDWISAAESGISPDSAEAQDLARRHVEWLSGIPGTPTAAPGGDVKGYVTGLGEMYVADPRFAANYGGESGATFVRDALRVYAEKNL; this is translated from the coding sequence ATGGACTGGTCAATCCAGGAAATCGCAAAGATCGCAGGCACCACCAGCCGCACGCTGCGTCACTACGACGACATCGGCCTGCTGAAGCCAAACCGGACCGGCCATAACGGCTATCGCTACTATGACGGTCCGGCTCTGGTTCAGCTCCAGCGCATCCTCCTGCTCCGGGAACTGGGGCTTGGCTTGCCGGCCATCGCCGAAGTACTTGACCGCGAGACGGACACCGTCAAAGCGCTGAGCAGCCATCTGGAATGGCTCGCCCAGGAGCAGGACAGGCTGACCCGGCAGATCGCCTCCGTTCGGCAAACCATCGACACGATGAAAGGGGATGGAAAGTACATGGCACAGAACATGTTTGATGGCTTCGACCACACTCAGTACAAAGACGAGGTGGAGGAGCGCTGGGGCAAGGATGCCTACGCCGCCAGCGATTCGTGGTGGCGCGGGATGAGCACCGACGAAAAGCAGCAGTGGAAGGACCGCGTCCAGAAACTGGGCACGGATTGGATCTCAGCCGCAGAATCCGGGATTTCACCGGACAGCGCCGAGGCGCAGGACCTGGCAAGGCGTCACGTTGAGTGGCTCAGCGGCATTCCGGGAACCCCGACGGCGGCGCCTGGCGGAGACGTCAAGGGTTACGTCACGGGACTCGGAGAAATGTACGTTGCTGATCCGCGGTTCGCGGCCAACTACGGCGGGGAATCAGGGGCGACATTCGTCCGGGATGCGCTGCGGGTTTACGCAGAAAAGAACCTGTAG
- a CDS encoding LacI family DNA-binding transcriptional regulator: MATQPVAAGRPATIHDIAALCGVAASTVSRALANPDRVNIRTRERIQAAAVELNYTPNSQAKALSSGRTGAVGVLVPDITNPFYFDLIRGTQLQLKAAGYTQLLVDTEESDEVEASTLEQLRKSADGVIVAASRLNDEALAAAAARMPMVTVNRDVDGVPAVIIDTPSAMPQALDHLISLGHTSVAYVSGPAVSQSSARRWDALSAAAESRGVDVRIIGPFAPKTQSGAAAADAAVHSGVTACIVFNDLIAIGMLQRLRERGLRVPEDMSIVGCDDIFGADFCNPPLTTMSSPIEQAGRVAVSMLLAQLNPLAGGGNRSRSVMPTHLTVRGSTGPTSPN, from the coding sequence ATGGCGACGCAACCCGTGGCTGCAGGCCGGCCTGCAACCATCCACGACATCGCCGCCCTGTGCGGCGTCGCGGCGTCCACGGTATCCAGGGCCCTCGCCAATCCGGACCGGGTCAATATCCGCACCCGCGAGCGGATCCAGGCCGCCGCCGTCGAACTCAATTACACGCCCAACTCCCAAGCGAAGGCACTAAGTTCCGGCCGGACCGGAGCCGTGGGAGTCCTGGTCCCGGATATCACCAACCCGTTCTACTTCGACCTCATCCGGGGCACGCAGCTGCAGCTCAAGGCCGCCGGCTACACACAGCTGCTCGTGGACACCGAAGAGTCAGATGAAGTGGAGGCCAGCACCCTGGAGCAACTCCGCAAGAGCGCCGATGGCGTGATTGTTGCGGCGTCACGCCTCAACGACGAGGCACTTGCCGCTGCCGCCGCCCGCATGCCGATGGTCACCGTCAACCGGGACGTCGACGGCGTCCCGGCGGTCATCATCGATACGCCCTCGGCCATGCCACAGGCCTTGGACCATCTCATCTCCCTGGGCCACACGTCCGTCGCCTACGTTTCCGGACCGGCGGTTTCCCAGTCCAGTGCCCGACGGTGGGATGCTTTATCCGCGGCCGCTGAAAGCCGGGGCGTGGACGTTCGCATCATTGGTCCCTTCGCGCCCAAGACACAGTCGGGAGCTGCTGCCGCTGATGCGGCGGTCCACAGCGGAGTCACGGCGTGCATCGTCTTCAACGACCTCATTGCCATCGGCATGCTGCAGAGACTTCGGGAGCGCGGACTGCGGGTACCGGAGGACATGAGCATCGTGGGCTGTGACGACATCTTTGGTGCCGACTTCTGCAATCCCCCGTTGACCACCATGAGCTCCCCCATCGAACAGGCGGGACGCGTGGCCGTGTCCATGTTGCTTGCCCAGCTCAACCCGCTGGCCGGGGGCGGAAACCGCAGCCGCTCCGTCATGCCCACCCACCTCACGGTCCGCGGCTCAACGGGACCGACCTCCCCCAACTAA
- a CDS encoding ABC transporter substrate-binding protein, which produces MKLGPKAAAAAIVLSASLALTACGGGNAGAGAGSTPGTKTVTALTLGTLRDLTSWDPAQAHVGHALQPYQAAYDSLILREPDGKLSPMLATAWKYNDTNTKLTVDLRKDVTFSDGAKFDATAAKANMDHFKKANGPQMAQLSSVSDIAVVDEDTIDINLSAPEPALEYFLSQAAGLMGSPAALGTDAIKTVPVGSGPYVMDKAASVKDSQTVFTAREGYWNTDLQKYKKLTLKVLLDPTARTNALVSGQIDATLLDPKNGKQAEGAKMKLETNQVDWSGLLLLDRDGTKNPALANVKVRQAINHAFDRKTILEQVMLGQGTPTSQPFGKDSGAWTEELENYYSYDPQKAKDLLKESGFEGKVTIDVPTLPGAETLISVLQQQLADVGITLKPGAAITNTFTSDVAAQKYHALFFNLFQGEPTVAIDQIVSTKALYNPFKNTTPELEAKIAAVRSGGQDAGKLAQEVNKYVVEQAWFAPLFRVNQMYYHNDKVNVTPQAQQAVPSIYNYSPAK; this is translated from the coding sequence ATGAAGTTAGGTCCCAAGGCGGCAGCAGCCGCCATCGTCCTCAGCGCCTCCCTGGCGCTCACCGCATGTGGCGGCGGGAATGCCGGTGCCGGAGCCGGTTCCACTCCCGGCACCAAGACGGTCACGGCCTTGACGCTGGGCACCCTGCGCGACCTCACATCCTGGGACCCGGCACAGGCCCACGTAGGCCACGCGCTGCAGCCGTACCAGGCAGCGTACGATTCCCTGATCCTGCGCGAACCCGACGGCAAGCTCAGCCCCATGCTTGCAACGGCGTGGAAGTACAACGACACCAACACCAAGCTCACAGTGGATCTCCGGAAGGACGTCACCTTCAGCGATGGCGCCAAGTTCGATGCCACTGCGGCCAAGGCCAATATGGACCACTTCAAGAAGGCCAACGGTCCCCAGATGGCCCAGTTGAGTTCTGTGTCTGACATCGCAGTGGTGGACGAGGACACCATCGACATCAACTTGAGCGCACCAGAGCCAGCACTGGAGTACTTCCTGAGCCAGGCAGCCGGCCTGATGGGAAGCCCCGCAGCACTGGGGACGGACGCCATCAAGACCGTGCCCGTTGGCTCCGGCCCGTACGTCATGGACAAGGCAGCCTCGGTGAAGGACTCGCAGACGGTGTTCACCGCCCGTGAAGGTTACTGGAACACGGACCTGCAGAAGTACAAGAAGCTGACCCTCAAGGTCCTCCTGGATCCCACTGCACGCACCAACGCACTGGTCTCCGGCCAGATCGACGCCACCCTGCTGGACCCGAAGAACGGCAAGCAGGCCGAGGGCGCCAAGATGAAGCTTGAGACCAACCAGGTTGACTGGTCCGGGCTCCTGCTGCTGGACCGTGACGGCACCAAGAACCCGGCGCTGGCCAACGTCAAGGTCCGCCAGGCCATCAACCACGCTTTCGACCGCAAGACCATCCTCGAGCAGGTCATGCTGGGTCAAGGAACTCCCACCTCACAGCCGTTCGGCAAGGACAGCGGGGCGTGGACCGAGGAGCTGGAGAACTACTACAGCTACGATCCGCAGAAGGCCAAGGATCTCCTGAAGGAATCCGGTTTCGAAGGCAAAGTGACCATTGACGTTCCCACCTTGCCGGGGGCTGAAACCCTCATTTCGGTGCTCCAGCAGCAACTGGCGGATGTCGGAATCACCCTGAAGCCGGGCGCTGCGATCACCAACACCTTCACCTCTGATGTTGCGGCGCAGAAGTACCACGCCCTGTTCTTCAACCTCTTCCAGGGCGAGCCCACGGTTGCGATCGACCAGATCGTCTCCACCAAGGCTCTTTACAACCCGTTCAAGAACACCACTCCCGAGCTTGAGGCCAAGATTGCGGCCGTCCGCAGCGGCGGCCAGGATGCCGGCAAGCTGGCCCAGGAAGTTAACAAGTACGTGGTGGAACAGGCCTGGTTCGCCCCGCTGTTCCGCGTGAACCAGATGTACTACCACAACGACAAAGTGAACGTCACCCCGCAGGCACAGCAGGCCGTTCCATCCATCTACAACTACTCGCCCGCCAAGTAG
- the nadE gene encoding ammonia-dependent NAD(+) synthetase: MRELQATIIEEMGVQPRINPAEEIRKRVAFLKDYVKATGTKGFVLGISGGIDSSLAGRLAQLAVEELEAEGVDANFVAVRLPYGIQHDEDDAQAALDFIKAKTEWTYNISQAVDGFEEEFEKTTGSPISDFHKGNTKARARMIAQYALAGEHNYLVIGTDHGAESVTGFFTKFGDGGADILPLFGLNKRQNRALLAELGAPARVWEKIPTADLLDGKPGRTDEDELGITYDQIDDYLEGRDVPEEAAGLIEQKYLRTRHKRTVPVTIFDTWWK; encoded by the coding sequence ATGCGCGAACTCCAGGCCACCATCATTGAGGAAATGGGCGTACAGCCCCGGATCAATCCTGCGGAGGAGATCCGCAAACGGGTCGCCTTCCTGAAGGATTACGTCAAAGCGACAGGCACCAAGGGTTTTGTCCTGGGCATTTCCGGCGGCATCGACTCGTCCCTTGCCGGCCGCCTCGCCCAGTTGGCTGTCGAGGAGCTGGAGGCTGAAGGCGTCGACGCGAACTTCGTTGCGGTCCGCCTCCCGTACGGCATCCAGCACGATGAAGACGATGCCCAAGCAGCCTTGGACTTCATCAAAGCCAAGACGGAGTGGACCTACAACATTTCCCAGGCCGTGGATGGCTTCGAGGAAGAGTTCGAGAAGACCACCGGATCTCCGATCTCCGATTTCCACAAGGGCAACACCAAGGCCCGCGCGCGCATGATCGCCCAGTATGCACTGGCCGGCGAGCACAACTACCTGGTGATCGGGACCGACCACGGCGCCGAGTCCGTGACGGGCTTCTTCACGAAATTCGGCGACGGCGGCGCGGACATCCTGCCGCTGTTCGGCCTGAACAAACGCCAGAACCGCGCCCTCCTCGCCGAACTCGGCGCACCAGCCCGCGTGTGGGAGAAGATCCCCACCGCCGACCTCCTGGACGGCAAGCCCGGCCGCACCGACGAGGACGAGCTCGGCATCACCTACGACCAGATCGACGATTACCTTGAGGGCCGCGACGTCCCCGAGGAGGCCGCCGGACTGATCGAGCAGAAGTACCTCCGGACGCGCCACAAGCGCACTGTTCCGGTCACCATCTTTGATACGTGGTGGAAATAG
- a CDS encoding ABC transporter permease → MIKFIAKRLGSGLVVLFVVSVLTFTLLYTSSGSIAQNILGDQATPEQVALKEQELGLDQPLFVRYFAWLGDALTGNLGASWFTSEPVANSLATRIPVTMTMVFTAMILIAICAALIGVAAAVKRGWVDRVVQIGAIVGDSIPGYVIGVFLVTILAIQLGFFPATSTISPEVGPEAWVYSMTLPVIALLINGVTGGAQQIRSAVIKQLERDYVRTLRSRGIGEREILFKHVLRSAAPAGLTVLSLQLIGMLGGVVIIEQIFALPGMGPLAVAATTQTDLPVVMGVVMYTVVVVIVVNLLVDILNGWLNPKVRVS, encoded by the coding sequence ATGATCAAGTTCATTGCGAAAAGACTGGGCAGTGGTCTGGTGGTGTTGTTCGTAGTCTCGGTCCTCACCTTCACCCTGCTGTACACCTCCAGCGGAAGTATCGCCCAGAACATCCTGGGCGATCAGGCAACACCGGAACAGGTTGCCTTGAAGGAACAGGAACTGGGACTCGATCAACCGCTCTTTGTCCGTTACTTCGCCTGGTTGGGCGATGCGCTCACAGGCAACCTTGGAGCTTCCTGGTTCACCTCGGAGCCGGTGGCCAACTCCCTGGCCACCCGTATCCCGGTCACCATGACCATGGTTTTCACCGCAATGATCCTGATCGCCATCTGTGCAGCACTGATCGGTGTTGCCGCAGCCGTGAAGCGCGGCTGGGTGGACAGGGTGGTCCAGATTGGCGCGATCGTTGGGGACTCCATTCCCGGGTATGTGATTGGCGTGTTCCTGGTAACCATCCTGGCCATCCAGCTGGGCTTCTTCCCCGCCACCAGCACCATCTCTCCGGAGGTGGGGCCGGAGGCCTGGGTCTACTCCATGACCCTCCCGGTGATCGCTTTGCTGATCAACGGCGTGACTGGCGGCGCACAGCAGATCCGCTCCGCAGTCATCAAACAGCTTGAGCGTGACTACGTCCGGACGTTGCGCAGCCGCGGCATTGGAGAGCGAGAAATCCTCTTCAAGCACGTGCTCCGCAGCGCGGCACCTGCAGGCTTGACGGTGTTGAGCCTGCAACTGATCGGCATGCTGGGCGGCGTAGTGATCATCGAGCAGATCTTCGCCCTCCCGGGCATGGGTCCGCTGGCTGTTGCCGCTACCACCCAAACCGATCTTCCCGTGGTCATGGGAGTGGTGATGTACACCGTGGTGGTGGTCATCGTCGTGAACCTCCTGGTGGACATCCTCAATGGTTGGCTCAACCCGAAAGTGCGTGTCTCATGA
- a CDS encoding Gfo/Idh/MocA family protein codes for MTTAAIIGCGDISTVHFSAISTLAGVQLAAVCDTDPGRLEAASAAHGVPGYADYLDMLQEVRPDVVHVCTPHHLHASVAADCLERGVNVIVEKPLAHTLAEGKRLIEAAERSPAKIAVCFQNRYNATSQAMRKLLDDGGLGQVIGASATVMWHRDGDYYRSRPWRGTWAEGGGGLMMNQAIHTVDLLQWLVGDVAKVEGRASTRSLGGVIEVEDTAEFVAEHVGGARSVFYATLANAVNAPVTLDIVTEKATLSLRGDLTVTYADGRVDVIPERVVESGGRSYWGVSHELLIADFYSRLAEPGPFWINPAEAGKSLGIIKDIYAQSYPEMPGRVG; via the coding sequence ATGACTACAGCGGCAATTATCGGATGCGGTGACATCTCAACCGTCCATTTTTCGGCGATCTCCACCCTGGCCGGCGTCCAGTTGGCGGCGGTCTGCGACACCGATCCCGGGAGGTTGGAGGCGGCGTCAGCCGCCCACGGCGTACCGGGGTACGCGGATTACCTGGACATGCTCCAGGAGGTGCGTCCCGACGTCGTGCATGTCTGTACGCCGCACCACCTGCATGCCTCGGTGGCCGCCGACTGCCTTGAGCGCGGTGTCAACGTCATTGTGGAGAAGCCCCTGGCGCACACGCTGGCGGAAGGTAAGCGGCTCATTGAGGCGGCTGAGCGGAGCCCGGCGAAAATCGCCGTCTGCTTCCAGAACCGCTACAACGCGACGTCGCAGGCCATGCGGAAATTGCTCGACGACGGCGGGCTGGGCCAGGTGATTGGCGCGTCGGCCACCGTCATGTGGCACCGGGACGGCGACTATTACCGGAGCCGGCCGTGGCGCGGGACGTGGGCCGAAGGCGGCGGGGGCTTGATGATGAATCAAGCCATCCACACAGTCGACCTGCTGCAATGGCTGGTGGGCGATGTGGCCAAGGTGGAGGGCCGGGCGTCGACGCGATCGTTGGGTGGCGTCATCGAGGTGGAGGACACCGCGGAGTTCGTGGCCGAGCATGTTGGCGGTGCGCGGAGTGTCTTCTATGCAACGTTGGCCAACGCGGTCAACGCCCCTGTGACCCTGGATATTGTGACCGAAAAGGCCACGCTTAGCTTGCGGGGTGACCTCACGGTGACCTACGCCGACGGCCGGGTGGACGTCATCCCGGAGCGGGTGGTGGAGTCCGGCGGCCGGTCCTATTGGGGTGTCTCGCACGAGCTGCTTATTGCTGACTTCTATTCCCGGCTGGCAGAACCCGGACCTTTCTGGATCAACCCCGCGGAGGCCGGGAAATCATTGGGCATCATCAAGGACATCTACGCACAGAGCTACCCTGAAATGCCCGGGCGGGTGGGCTGA
- a CDS encoding PadR family transcriptional regulator — translation MKGINEHDNSFPEHDHGHPEHGHGRGRFNRGKGRRGPGGHGGGGFGPGFGPGGFGPGFGPGFGPRGFGPGGSRRANRGDVRAAILSLLAESPSNGYGLIKTIAEKTSGAWRPSPGSVYPTLQQLVDEELIVAVGEGRRTEFTLTDDGKAYIAEHEEELANAWNTEADGTGAAFHQSVGKLMGVIHQFRAAATDEQRQAAIEKLDETRRALYLILAD, via the coding sequence ATGAAAGGCATCAACGAACACGACAACTCATTCCCCGAGCACGATCACGGACACCCGGAACACGGACATGGACGAGGCCGCTTCAATCGCGGCAAAGGCCGACGCGGCCCGGGCGGACACGGCGGCGGCGGATTTGGCCCAGGCTTCGGACCGGGCGGTTTCGGCCCCGGCTTTGGACCCGGATTCGGCCCCAGGGGCTTCGGTCCCGGCGGTTCACGCCGAGCCAACCGCGGCGACGTCCGCGCAGCAATTCTCTCGCTGCTGGCCGAGTCTCCGTCCAACGGCTATGGCTTGATCAAGACCATCGCCGAGAAGACATCCGGCGCATGGCGCCCCAGCCCCGGTTCGGTCTACCCGACGCTGCAGCAGTTGGTCGACGAAGAACTGATCGTCGCCGTCGGCGAAGGTCGGCGCACCGAATTCACGCTCACTGATGACGGCAAGGCCTATATCGCCGAGCATGAAGAGGAACTCGCCAACGCCTGGAACACCGAGGCCGATGGAACCGGCGCCGCATTCCACCAAAGCGTCGGCAAGCTCATGGGCGTCATCCATCAGTTCCGCGCCGCAGCCACTGACGAACAGCGTCAAGCTGCCATCGAGAAGCTGGACGAAACCCGCAGGGCGCTCTACCTGATCCTGGCTGACTAG
- a CDS encoding dipeptide/oligopeptide/nickel ABC transporter permease/ATP-binding protein yields MSDSVDSTAATAAVTGLAAKTGQSGTVVRSTVMRRLLKNPMGIASLVILLTIAALAILAPVIAPFEENFANISKTLAAPDSVNILGTDSAGRDTWSRLLFGAQLTLLSALLCAGVAIAIGLPAGLIAGYYAGKFEAVSNWVVSILMSLPGLIVLLTIRAAFGPSVWISMIAFGVLISPSYFRLTRTAVQSVRNELYVDAARVSGLSDLSIIARHIFSVVRAPIIIQTAAIAGVAIAIQSGLEFLGLGDPTKATWGVMLSEGFKNVYLTPILLLWPALAMALTIGGLVLLGNAIRDALEDGEKIKHRKKRAVASVASTTPDPATAGQSRKSVAAVDVGTEHHLVKVTNLGVGYPQADGSIKKVVDDVSFHVDRGEILGIVGESGSGKSQTAFSILGLLPDNARIVGGSIQFDGSYTVAPGDDRVNQERLSKLRGKRISYIPQEPMSNLDPAFTIGYQLVTPMVRVLGISKAEARQRALKLLTDVGIANPERTFEAYPHEVSGGMAQRVLIAGAISCEPDLVIADEPTTALDVTVQADVLDLLRELQQRLNIGVILVTHNFGVVADLCDRVAVMQNGRLVEEGTVRDILRNPKEPYTQTLLGSMLEGKTPMTMLVSQPGSAAQKEPVA; encoded by the coding sequence ATGAGCGACTCCGTAGATTCAACAGCAGCAACAGCTGCAGTCACCGGCCTTGCGGCCAAGACAGGCCAGAGCGGCACGGTGGTCCGTTCCACCGTGATGCGCCGTCTCCTGAAGAACCCCATGGGCATCGCCTCGCTGGTGATCCTGCTGACGATCGCTGCGCTGGCCATCCTGGCGCCGGTGATCGCGCCTTTCGAAGAGAACTTCGCCAACATTTCCAAGACCCTGGCCGCCCCGGATTCAGTGAACATCCTGGGCACGGACAGTGCAGGACGCGACACCTGGAGCCGCCTGCTCTTCGGTGCGCAGCTGACGTTGTTGTCTGCGCTGCTGTGTGCCGGTGTGGCGATCGCCATCGGACTCCCGGCGGGCCTGATCGCCGGCTACTACGCAGGCAAATTCGAGGCCGTTTCCAACTGGGTAGTCAGCATCCTCATGAGCCTGCCCGGCCTGATCGTCCTGCTCACCATCCGCGCAGCCTTCGGACCGTCGGTATGGATTTCCATGATCGCCTTTGGTGTCCTGATCAGCCCGTCGTATTTCCGGTTGACCCGGACCGCAGTCCAGTCGGTCCGGAACGAGCTCTACGTCGACGCTGCCCGGGTTTCCGGTCTTTCGGACCTGAGCATCATTGCCCGCCACATCTTCTCCGTGGTCCGCGCACCCATCATCATCCAAACCGCCGCCATCGCCGGGGTTGCCATCGCCATCCAGTCCGGACTCGAATTCCTGGGCCTGGGCGATCCCACCAAAGCCACCTGGGGCGTCATGCTCTCGGAAGGCTTCAAGAACGTCTACCTCACCCCGATTCTGCTGCTCTGGCCGGCACTGGCCATGGCCCTGACCATCGGCGGACTGGTCCTTCTGGGCAACGCCATCCGCGACGCCCTGGAAGACGGCGAAAAGATCAAGCACCGCAAGAAGCGGGCGGTTGCCTCTGTTGCAAGCACGACGCCGGACCCCGCCACGGCGGGCCAGTCACGGAAGTCCGTGGCCGCCGTCGACGTCGGAACCGAGCACCACCTGGTCAAGGTGACCAACCTCGGCGTCGGCTATCCGCAGGCTGACGGTTCCATCAAAAAGGTAGTGGACGATGTTTCCTTCCACGTGGACCGCGGCGAGATCCTGGGAATCGTTGGTGAATCGGGCTCGGGCAAGTCCCAGACCGCGTTCTCCATCCTGGGCCTGCTGCCGGACAACGCCCGGATTGTGGGCGGCTCCATCCAGTTCGACGGCAGCTACACGGTGGCCCCCGGCGATGACCGCGTCAACCAGGAACGGCTGTCCAAACTGCGCGGCAAGCGGATCTCCTACATTCCGCAGGAGCCCATGAGCAACCTGGACCCGGCGTTCACCATCGGCTACCAGCTGGTGACGCCCATGGTCCGTGTCCTGGGAATCTCCAAGGCAGAAGCCCGCCAGCGTGCGCTCAAGCTGCTCACCGACGTCGGCATTGCCAACCCGGAACGCACCTTCGAGGCGTACCCGCACGAGGTCTCCGGTGGCATGGCCCAGCGCGTGCTGATTGCCGGTGCCATCAGCTGCGAACCGGACCTGGTGATCGCTGACGAACCCACCACCGCACTCGATGTCACCGTGCAGGCAGATGTGTTGGACCTGCTCCGCGAACTGCAGCAACGGCTGAACATCGGCGTGATCCTGGTGACCCACAACTTCGGAGTTGTTGCCGACCTCTGCGACCGCGTGGCCGTGATGCAGAACGGGCGGCTCGTGGAAGAAGGCACGGTCCGGGACATTCTCCGGAACCCGAAAGAGCCGTACACGCAGACCCTGCTGGGGTCCATGCTCGAAGGAAAGACCCCCATGACCATGCTTGTGTCACAGCCTGGATCAGCAGCACAGAAGGAGCCTGTCGCATGA
- a CDS encoding ATP-binding cassette domain-containing protein: MSAADKSPLLSVENLVVEYPSKRFRAKPFRALTDINITIGQGETLGLVGESGSGKTTLGRAVLGLAPVTAGKVIFEGNDISNASRKERRTLSRDLQVVFQDPYTSLNPALEIGDILAEPLGVQGMEPAAAKKRVKELLDQVGLPTDAIHRLPREFSGGQRQRVAIARALALSPKLIVCDEPVSALDLSTQARVLDLFLQIQKDTGVSYLFVSHDLDVVRHISHRVAVMYHGEIVEQGPAEIVTRDPEHPYTQRLLLASPVPDPDRQEQRRADRHRLMATQRNQIEQAGAVA, translated from the coding sequence ATGAGTGCCGCAGACAAGTCCCCGCTCCTCTCAGTGGAGAACCTGGTAGTGGAGTACCCCAGCAAGCGGTTCCGGGCCAAGCCCTTCCGAGCGTTGACGGACATCAACATCACCATCGGCCAGGGCGAAACCCTCGGGCTGGTAGGGGAGTCCGGTTCGGGCAAGACCACCCTTGGCCGCGCCGTCCTGGGCCTGGCCCCGGTCACCGCCGGAAAGGTGATCTTCGAGGGCAACGACATCAGCAACGCGTCGCGCAAAGAACGCCGCACGCTCAGCCGGGACCTGCAAGTGGTGTTCCAGGACCCTTACACCTCGCTCAACCCGGCGCTGGAAATCGGCGACATCCTGGCTGAACCGTTGGGGGTGCAGGGCATGGAACCCGCCGCAGCGAAGAAGCGTGTCAAGGAACTCCTGGACCAGGTGGGCCTGCCCACCGACGCCATCCACCGGCTGCCACGCGAGTTCAGCGGTGGCCAGCGCCAACGCGTTGCGATCGCCCGGGCACTTGCCCTGTCCCCAAAACTGATTGTCTGCGATGAGCCCGTGAGCGCACTGGACCTCTCCACCCAGGCCCGGGTTCTGGACCTCTTCCTGCAAATCCAGAAGGACACCGGCGTTTCCTACCTGTTCGTCTCGCACGACCTCGACGTCGTGCGGCACATCAGCCACCGTGTGGCCGTCATGTACCACGGCGAAATTGTGGAACAAGGCCCCGCGGAGATCGTCACCCGCGATCCCGAACACCCCTACACGCAGCGGCTTTTGCTCGCATCGCCCGTGCCCGATCCGGACCGGCAGGAACAACGCCGGGCAGACCGGCACCGGCTGATGGCCACCCAACGTAACCAGATTGAACAAGCGGGTGCCGTGGCCTGA